The following DNA comes from Terriglobia bacterium.
CCATGCGTCCTCCATCGGCGGCTTGCCGACGATCGTGGTCGCGTAAATGGGGTCCCGCCGGTGCGTGATGCAGGTTACGTGGAAGACGGGATAGAGATCTTCCAGCGAGTAGAAGCCGGTGTGATCGCCGAACGGACCCTCGGTGCGCAGCTCGTCAAGATTGACATAGCCCTCCAGCACGATCTCCGACGTCGCCGGCACTTCCAGGTCCACCGTCTCGCACTTCACCAGTTCCACCGGCTTCTCCCGCAGGAAGCCGGCGATCATGAATTCCTCCACATCGGGCGGCGCCGGCACGATCGCTGCAAAGGTCAGCGCGGGCTCGGTGCCGATGGCGACCGCGACTTCCATTTTTCCCTGCGGCCGCTCGCCGTCGGGCACGCGCGCGCCACCCGACGTCCGCGCCATGATGTCAACGCTGGATGTGGCGCGGGCGCCCTCGCCCGCGGCTTTCTCCGCCATCGCCTCGACCGCTGGCGACTGGCGACTGGCGACCGGCGACTGCGATGCTGCCGCCCTTCGCATTGCCTCGCGGTAATGTTCCGCGCCCACCTTCTGCCGCTGCCAATGCATGCCGGCGGTGCGCTCGTCGTACACCTGCATGCGATACATCCCGACGTTGCGCTTGCCGGTGCGCGGGTCGCGGCTGATCACGCACGGCAACGTGATGAACCGTCCCGCGTCTTTCGGCCAGCATTGCAGGATGGGAAAATCGAGCAGCGAGAATCTGTCCTTCTTGATCACTTCCTTGCACGGCCCGGTCGCCACCGTCTTGGGGAAAAACTTGCCGAGGTCGGCCAGCATCGGGAGCATCTTGATTTTGTCCAGCAACCCCTGCGGCGACTTCACGTCCATGAACATCCGCAGCCGCTCGGCGATTTCGTCCAGCGACTCCACTCCCAGCGCCATATTCATTCGCCGCGCCGAACCGAACTGGTTGATCAGCACTTTCGACCCGGCATAGCCCTTCACGTTCTCAAACAGCAGCGCCGGCGACCCGAGCGCGTTCTTGCTCACCCGGTCGGTAATTTCGGTGATTTCCAGAATCGGGTCCACCTCGGCGCGCACCCGTTTCAGTTCGCCGGCCTTTTCCAGCGCCGCTATCCACTCGCGCAGATCGTTGTAGGCCATGGTCAGGAGTCCAGTACGACGCACGATTATAGCGAGCCCGGACGGCGACCACGGGTGATATTCTCAACCAAAGCCATGCGTCTGCTCATCAATGGCGAAGAGCGCGAGTTTGCCGCCGACCGGTTCACCCTGGCCGTCCTGGTCGAACAACTCGGCATGAAAGCGGACCGCGTGGCCATCGAACTCAACCGCGACATTGTCGCCCGCGACCGCTGGCCCGCCACGCTCCTCTGCGAAGGCGACCGCCTCGAGATCGTCCATTTCGTCGGCGGCGGCCGCTCCTGATTCCGGCATTTCCGTTTTGAATTCATCCGCGCCGTTGTGGTCAACCCTTGCGGCCGGTTTCATCTTGACATTCAACATCCCACGCCTAGAATGTTTTAAACATTTTCAGTTGCAAATGTCTTTTCGATTTGGGGTTGCGTGAGGCATGGAGCAGAGGTTCACATCGAACGAGGTCATGGCGCTGACCGGCCTTAGCGCTCGCCAGCTCCAATGGTGGGACGAGCGCGGCCTGGTGGTACCGCTCAAGCAGGGCCACCGCCGGCTGTACTCGCTGGACGACGTCGCGGAAGTGGCGGTGATCTGCGATCTGCGGCGGCGCGGCTTCTCGTTGCAGCGCGTCCGCGTGGTGATTCGTTTTCTGCAGAAGGAATTCGGCAAGCGCCTGGTGGAGACCGTCAGCGCCGCCTCCGATTACCACCTGCTTACCGACGGCAAGCGCCTGTTCCTGGAAACTTCACCCCGGCAGGTGATCGACATCCTGAAAAACTCGCGCCAGCCGATGTTCACCATTTGCCTGAGCGATACGGTGCGGCAAATCCGCGCCGAGCTACCAGCAATGCGACCCGAGGCTGCGCCACAACGGCGCACTGCGGGCGCGCACTCTCGTGAGAGGAAAACAGTCCGCTCTGATTCCGGTGCGCGGCGGTTGCGCGCCCGGCGCATTTCCTAGGAGCACGGCATCTACTGTGGAGGTGACGGATGGTCGCTGAGATTGACGTCCTGAACGAGTGGATCCCGGAGCAGATGGGCCCCGGCGCGATGTTCGTGCTGGAAAATGCCGGCGAAGTCGGCGAGGCCGACGACCCCTACTGGGCGGTCCTGGCCTGCCCGGCTTGCGGCACGCTGGGCTTGATCACCCGTCGCCAGATTGCCGGGCTCATTCCCATCATCTGCGGTTCCGATAAGTGCTCGGCGCAGTTTTTCCTGATCGAAGGCCAGGTCGTCGCACGCCAGCCGAGTTAGCTTTTGCTGCCCGGCGGTTCGCCGCGCGAGTGGAAAGGAAATTCTTCGGACCACCACCATCGCCTGGCGAGCATGTGTTCAGCTAACAACCAGAAACCAGAAACTAGAAACTGCCTCACTTCACTGCCGCGGCCGCTCGCGCCAAATACTCTTTCACGTACTCCTCGAACAGCTTTGCCAATTTTTGCGTCACCGGACCCGGCGCCTGCTTCATGGCCCGCTTTTCGATGTGCGAAATCGGCTGCACGTGCCGCGTGGTTGAGGTGATGAAGACCTCGTCGGCGTAGTAGAAGTCTTCCAGCTTCAGCACCCGTTCGGTGATCGACACCCCAATCTTGGGGCCTTCTTCCATCAAAATGGCGCGGCTGACCCCGGCCAGGCACCCGGAACTCAGCGGAGGCGTGGCCACGTCGCCACCCCGGATGCAGTAGATATTGGCCGCCGTGCACTCCGCAACCTCGCCGCGTTCATTCAGCAGCAGCGCATCGTCGCAGCCGCGCCGGTGCGCCTGCTCCACCATCCACGCGTTGTTCAGCCACGAGGTCACCTTGGTTCCGGTCAGCGGGTGCGCGGCATGGCGCCCGTGCTCCTGCACCGACAGGGTGGTCGGACCCACGCGCTCGGGCACGTCCATGGCGTACATGATCAGATCCACTTGCGGGAACGGCTCGGCGCTCTTCCAGATTCCGATGGTGTTGAAGATGAAATAAATCCGCACGCAGGCGTTGCCGATTCGGTTGGCCTGCAGCATTTGCAGCATGGCATCGCGCACTTCACCCAGGCTGGTCTTCAGCGGAAGCTGGATGCGCCCCGCATCGCGCGAAAGGCGCTCATAGTGGCGCTCCAGGGCGAACGGAATGCCGTCATACACACGGACTGTGCTGAAAATTCCCCAACCGTTGATCAGGCCCGCCTGCCCGGGCGACAGCCGCACCTCTTCCAGGGGAAGCACACGGTCATTGTGATAGATGAATCGGTGCATGCGGCCTCCATCGAGCCTGCTGTAGTGGGAGCTTCTATTCTAAACGGAAGCGCAAATCAGCGTGTACGCCAGGGTGGGCGCGAGCCTCACCGGGTGCTGTCACGGCCGGTCCAGCGCGCCAGGGCCCGCCGGGTACCGCGCACGGCATTGCGCAAAAGCTTCTTGCGGCGCTGCGATTCGTAGAGTTCCGGATGCACCATGCCGAGCACCTCCGGCGTCTTCTCGGGCAGGTGGTAGCGCGGCGCGGCGGAATCGGCGACATACAGAACCGTGTTTTGCCGGTACCACACCTCCACGCGATCATCATTCCAGATTCGCGGACGGATGAAATCGTATGCGGAATAATTCCTGGCTCGAAACAGCGCCTGCCAATACGCCGGCCACTGCTCGTTGACATGGTGCACTCCGCCCTGGCCCGGGATTGCGGCCGAGAACAGGACTACGTCCGACAGGGAAGTCAGCGTGCCGGCCAGCGTCGCCGCGGAGGTTGCCGGCAGGTGCTCGGCGACTTCGCAGGAAATTGCCAGATCAAACTTCCGCTCCGCTTGCAGGGGCTGGCGGAGATCAACCGCCGCGAACCGAGCTTGCGGAATGCACAACTGGGTGACGTGCGGGCCATCGTACCCAAGGTAGTCATGCGCGCCGAGTTCATAGGCCGCACGCAACCACGTCCCGGTCCCGCAGCCAAGGTCTACGACACTGCGCGGGGTGACGATAGAGAAAACCAGCGGCAGCACGATCATCGCCGAGCGATAGGATCCCTCGTTCTTGCCCGCATAAAACTCCTCGTCATACGGGCTGCTGGGCGAGGGACGGCCTTTCCGCGTCGTCATGGCGAAATCATACAGCAGCCCAAAATGACACGGCATCGCTCCGCTTTTCGCTCGCAGGTGCCGCTCCCCCATTGCGAACTCGCTCACCAGCAGTATGATTCGGGGGATTCAGAGCTGAAACAGGAAATTCCGGTTAGCCTCTTGGGGAAAGTTTCGGAGGTCTCGGACAAAAATATCGAAACCTGGGCGTAAAGTGATCCCTTGCGGACAGACCCCAAGTTGCATCTAATTAGCATGATGAAGAAGCAGTGAGCGTGAACCGACCCATTGCGCTCAAAAGGAGCACGGATCAATGAAACGAGCGGGCATTCTCAGCACAGCAGTTCTGTTCTTGCTTCTCGGAAACACTGCCCCTGCCAACGCACAGCAAGAGC
Coding sequences within:
- a CDS encoding UbiD family decarboxylase — protein: MAYNDLREWIAALEKAGELKRVRAEVDPILEITEITDRVSKNALGSPALLFENVKGYAGSKVLINQFGSARRMNMALGVESLDEIAERLRMFMDVKSPQGLLDKIKMLPMLADLGKFFPKTVATGPCKEVIKKDRFSLLDFPILQCWPKDAGRFITLPCVISRDPRTGKRNVGMYRMQVYDERTAGMHWQRQKVGAEHYREAMRRAAASQSPVASRQSPAVEAMAEKAAGEGARATSSVDIMARTSGGARVPDGERPQGKMEVAVAIGTEPALTFAAIVPAPPDVEEFMIAGFLREKPVELVKCETVDLEVPATSEIVLEGYVNLDELRTEGPFGDHTGFYSLEDLYPVFHVTCITHRRDPIYATTIVGKPPMEDAWMGKAVERIFLPLMTLTIPELVDVNLPVEGVFHNLMIVSIRKSYPGQARKVMNAIWSLGQAMFTKCIVVVDEDCDVQDLREVVLRAFNNIDPERDIQFTLGPVDSLDHASRLPDFGSKMGVDATRKWPSEGFTRPWPDEITMDRATKEKVDRMWKSLGIE
- the thiS gene encoding sulfur carrier protein ThiS → MRLLINGEEREFAADRFTLAVLVEQLGMKADRVAIELNRDIVARDRWPATLLCEGDRLEIVHFVGGGRS
- a CDS encoding MerR family transcriptional regulator — translated: MEQRFTSNEVMALTGLSARQLQWWDERGLVVPLKQGHRRLYSLDDVAEVAVICDLRRRGFSLQRVRVVIRFLQKEFGKRLVETVSAASDYHLLTDGKRLFLETSPRQVIDILKNSRQPMFTICLSDTVRQIRAELPAMRPEAAPQRRTAGAHSRERKTVRSDSGARRLRARRIS
- a CDS encoding aminotransferase class IV; the protein is MHRFIYHNDRVLPLEEVRLSPGQAGLINGWGIFSTVRVYDGIPFALERHYERLSRDAGRIQLPLKTSLGEVRDAMLQMLQANRIGNACVRIYFIFNTIGIWKSAEPFPQVDLIMYAMDVPERVGPTTLSVQEHGRHAAHPLTGTKVTSWLNNAWMVEQAHRRGCDDALLLNERGEVAECTAANIYCIRGGDVATPPLSSGCLAGVSRAILMEEGPKIGVSITERVLKLEDFYYADEVFITSTTRHVQPISHIEKRAMKQAPGPVTQKLAKLFEEYVKEYLARAAAAVK
- a CDS encoding class I SAM-dependent methyltransferase codes for the protein MTTRKGRPSPSSPYDEEFYAGKNEGSYRSAMIVLPLVFSIVTPRSVVDLGCGTGTWLRAAYELGAHDYLGYDGPHVTQLCIPQARFAAVDLRQPLQAERKFDLAISCEVAEHLPATSAATLAGTLTSLSDVVLFSAAIPGQGGVHHVNEQWPAYWQALFRARNYSAYDFIRPRIWNDDRVEVWYRQNTVLYVADSAAPRYHLPEKTPEVLGMVHPELYESQRRKKLLRNAVRGTRRALARWTGRDSTR